A single Antechinus flavipes isolate AdamAnt ecotype Samford, QLD, Australia chromosome 5, AdamAnt_v2, whole genome shotgun sequence DNA region contains:
- the LOC127539042 gene encoding serine/threonine-protein kinase greatwall-like, whose protein sequence is MELTSGRMAESEAGETSSAWAGRDSSAGDGGDISEAPVKQIPVPRPPSIEEFAIMKPISRGAFGKVYLARKGGKLYAVKVRRAG, encoded by the coding sequence ATGGAGTTGACTAGCGGCCGCATGGCGGAGTCGGAGGCCGGAGAGACGTCGAGTGCCTGGGCTGGGAGAGACTCATCCGCAGGCGACGGCGGTGATATCTCGGAAGCGCCGGTGAAGCAGATACCGGTGCCGAGGCCCCCCTCCATTGAGGAGTTCGCCATCATGAAGCCCATCAGCCGCGGGGCCTTCGGCAAAGTGTATCTGGCGCGGAAAGGCGGCAAGCTGTACGCCGTGAAGGTGAGACGGGCGGGGTGA